In Pseudothermotoga hypogea DSM 11164 = NBRC 106472, the following are encoded in one genomic region:
- a CDS encoding molybdopterin biosynthesis protein, protein MERKIYLKKMVLDRALELYLSRLKEAGFFEPKTQKVKVGEAIDRVLARAIFALRSVPHYNSAAVDGIAVRSSDTVQASKHAPKRLNREQFMIVNTGQPMPEGFDAVIMIEDVHFLEDGSVEIFEPVPTFHNVRTIGEDAVEYDMLFCRYHRLTPQDLALLLAAGVFEVEVLKNLECAVVPTGDEIVDPSSELKEGFIPETNSVLVKTFLEKLGVAVRVLDPVGDDPEKLASTLQGLLPAYDLVLFIGGSSAGRKDFVYRALEKLGEIVAHGLSIRPGKPTVLAIVEKKPVIGLPGFPASCFTVLERVVKPVVEAWYHQSDSAEDFLIAECATRIFSSAGDDEFVRVALAKVKDRYVCIPLKRGAATISSLTKMDGVLVVPRGQEVIDEGEKVEVRLLATKKRIDNTLLFVGSNDPLIDRLSDLLIERGVRLSVVNVGSLGGVKAIAKSHAHLAGIHLFDSESETYNLPFLKKMLNGFVLVKFAKRLQGLVVQKGNPKSIRTLQDLVRKDVRFVNRQKASGTRILLDYYLSKLGIEPRQINGYENEELTHMSVALKVKRGLADAGLAVAYVAQLMDLDFVPLCWEEYDLLILPEFLNDERFQTIFDVMTSSDFRNVVFQCSGYDISDLGKIVEEDESK, encoded by the coding sequence TTGGAAAGGAAGATATACCTCAAGAAAATGGTGCTGGATAGAGCACTCGAACTGTATCTGAGCCGTTTGAAAGAAGCGGGCTTTTTTGAGCCGAAGACACAGAAAGTCAAAGTCGGCGAGGCGATCGACAGGGTTCTGGCCCGTGCCATTTTTGCACTCAGAAGTGTTCCTCATTACAACTCCGCCGCAGTGGATGGAATAGCAGTTCGGTCCTCTGACACGGTTCAAGCTTCAAAGCATGCACCGAAGAGACTCAACAGAGAGCAATTCATGATCGTCAACACGGGTCAGCCGATGCCCGAAGGTTTCGACGCGGTGATCATGATTGAGGACGTCCATTTCTTAGAGGATGGTTCGGTAGAAATCTTCGAACCTGTGCCGACCTTTCACAATGTCAGAACGATCGGTGAGGATGCCGTGGAGTACGACATGCTTTTCTGTAGATACCATCGGCTCACACCGCAGGATCTTGCATTGTTGCTGGCCGCCGGTGTGTTCGAGGTGGAGGTGCTGAAAAACCTCGAATGCGCAGTCGTACCCACGGGTGATGAGATCGTCGATCCTTCCAGTGAGCTGAAGGAAGGTTTCATACCTGAGACCAACTCCGTGCTCGTCAAGACTTTTCTCGAAAAGCTCGGCGTCGCTGTGAGGGTTCTCGATCCGGTCGGGGACGATCCAGAAAAGTTGGCATCGACTCTGCAAGGACTTTTGCCAGCGTATGATCTTGTTCTTTTCATTGGAGGTTCTTCGGCGGGGCGGAAAGATTTCGTCTATCGTGCGCTTGAAAAGCTCGGTGAAATTGTGGCGCACGGTCTCAGCATCAGACCCGGTAAGCCTACGGTCCTTGCCATCGTGGAGAAAAAGCCAGTCATCGGTCTTCCCGGTTTTCCAGCTTCGTGTTTCACCGTGCTCGAACGGGTGGTCAAACCTGTTGTGGAAGCTTGGTACCATCAGAGTGATTCAGCCGAGGATTTTCTGATAGCCGAGTGTGCCACGAGGATCTTCTCTTCCGCCGGTGACGATGAGTTCGTCAGGGTCGCTCTGGCGAAGGTGAAAGATCGTTACGTCTGCATTCCTCTCAAGAGGGGCGCTGCCACGATCTCTTCGTTGACAAAGATGGATGGTGTGCTCGTGGTACCCAGAGGTCAAGAAGTGATCGACGAAGGAGAGAAGGTTGAAGTTCGGTTGCTGGCCACAAAGAAACGAATAGACAACACTTTGCTCTTCGTCGGTAGCAACGATCCTCTCATCGATAGACTGAGCGATCTTTTGATCGAGCGCGGTGTGAGACTTTCGGTGGTGAACGTTGGTAGCCTTGGTGGTGTCAAGGCTATAGCGAAGTCTCATGCGCATCTTGCCGGCATTCACTTGTTCGACAGTGAGAGTGAAACGTACAACTTGCCTTTCTTAAAAAAGATGCTGAATGGTTTCGTCTTGGTGAAGTTTGCGAAGAGGCTCCAAGGACTCGTGGTTCAGAAGGGAAATCCAAAATCGATCAGGACACTTCAGGACCTTGTTAGAAAAGATGTGCGGTTTGTGAACAGGCAGAAGGCCTCCGGAACCAGGATCTTGCTGGACTACTACCTCTCAAAGCTTGGGATAGAACCGCGTCAGATAAATGGATACGAAAACGAGGAACTGACACATATGTCCGTCGCACTCAAGGTTAAGAGAGGCCTCGCAGATGCAGGTTTGGCCGTCGCGTACGTGGCGCAACTGATGGATCTGGACTTCGTACCTCTATGCTGGGAAGAATACGATCTTCTGATTCTGCCAGAGTTTCTTAACGATGAACGCTTTCAAACCATTTTCGATGTGATGACGTCGAGCGATTTCAGAAATGTTGTTTTTCAGTGCTCGGGATACGATATCTCCGATCTGGGAAAGATCGTCGAGGAGGATGAATCGAAATGA
- a CDS encoding ATP-binding cassette domain-containing protein: MLKDVDLSFEAGQLTVIYGPRGAGKSALLRSLLRLNREIYENVDWSGELLINEKPIQAYDKKLLRQMVSYVEPSFVEAMDELTFADFIKITLSDSEASLEDFASELDRLGILKFLKRELKTPIKQFYTMEKIMLLLFAAIVRKSSVVVLDCILDHLDDDTLVPVLKELLNIKQDRIVVLSTRQKLRFLPIADQFVMMKSGRIEYRGAAREFVLER, encoded by the coding sequence GTGCTGAAAGACGTAGATCTGTCCTTTGAAGCGGGGCAGCTCACGGTCATTTACGGTCCAAGGGGTGCGGGCAAATCTGCCTTGTTGAGGTCGTTGTTGCGACTCAACAGGGAAATCTATGAAAACGTTGATTGGTCAGGAGAACTGCTCATAAACGAGAAGCCCATACAGGCTTACGACAAGAAACTGCTCAGACAGATGGTCTCGTACGTTGAACCATCTTTCGTGGAAGCCATGGACGAGCTGACCTTCGCCGATTTCATAAAGATAACCCTGTCGGACTCCGAAGCCTCCTTGGAAGATTTCGCTTCGGAACTCGACAGACTCGGGATACTCAAATTTCTCAAGCGTGAGCTAAAAACACCGATCAAGCAGTTCTACACGATGGAAAAGATCATGCTGTTGCTCTTCGCGGCGATCGTTAGGAAATCCAGCGTGGTGGTGCTCGACTGCATACTGGACCACCTGGACGACGACACACTGGTTCCCGTGCTGAAGGAGTTGTTGAACATAAAGCAAGACAGAATCGTTGTTCTCAGCACCAGACAAAAACTGAGATTCCTACCGATCGCTGACCAGTTCGTGATGATGAAGAGTGGTAGAATTGAGTACAGAGGGGCTGCGAGAGAGTTCGTGTTGGAGAGGTGA
- a CDS encoding MaoC family dehydratase, translating to MKLSEVQIGQEHAASFTITDEMVKTFAEITGDKNPVHLDEEYAKKTRFKKRICHGMLVASMISKVLGMDFPGPGTILVRQQLSYRAPVFVGETVEVRVSVMDKKEEKQRLILQTNVFKSDGTLAIEGQAEVLIER from the coding sequence ATGAAGTTGTCTGAAGTGCAAATTGGTCAAGAGCACGCGGCGAGCTTCACCATAACTGATGAGATGGTGAAAACGTTCGCAGAGATCACGGGCGATAAGAACCCCGTCCATCTGGATGAAGAGTACGCGAAAAAGACGCGGTTCAAAAAGAGAATATGTCACGGTATGCTGGTGGCATCGATGATTTCAAAGGTGCTGGGTATGGATTTCCCCGGCCCTGGAACGATCTTGGTCAGGCAGCAACTGTCTTACAGGGCTCCGGTCTTTGTTGGAGAAACGGTTGAAGTTCGCGTGAGTGTTATGGACAAGAAAGAAGAAAAACAACGACTCATCCTTCAAACAAACGTGTTCAAAAGCGATGGAACACTTGCGATCGAGGGACAAGCGGAAGTTCTGATCGAACGGTGA
- a CDS encoding sigma-54 interaction domain-containing protein: MTREELFETVLNSIVEGIIIVDRNARVLYMNKQASIILGIPASSVIGKHVVDAIPNTRLHIVVQTGKAEIDNVQDIGDVKIITSRIPIKDKNGEIIGAVAIFRDITSVQRMLDEVTNLREMEALLKAIIESTNDAISVADADGKIVMVNKAYTKITGYSAQEVIGKPATIDIAEGESMHIRVAQTKQPIYGARLLVGPTRKEVVVDVTPLFVKGEFRGSVGVIHDVSEIVRLSKELEEMRRIMRRMSAKYTFDDIVAESTKMKIIIEQAMKVAQTPATVLLRGESGTGKELLAHAIHNASERKDQPFVSVNCAAIPESVLESELFGYAPGAFTGAKREGKKGLFEEAHKGTIFLDEIGKMPLSVQPKLLRFLETKEITPVGGTKPIKIDVRIIAATNMDLEKMVQEGSFLPDLYFRLNVFPIHIPPLRERREDIPMLVQHIIKKLNQEYGRIVEGISPEALHRLMSYDWPGNVRELENIIGRAMITMEPDERFIRAHHLPPLKLSYQAQEVPGDVKDLRRALREYEKGLIMKALERNNWDVQNTAREIGMSVRTLYHRMKLLQIVRPMSKRRQS, from the coding sequence ATGACGAGAGAAGAACTCTTCGAAACCGTTCTGAATTCGATCGTTGAGGGCATCATAATCGTGGATAGAAACGCAAGAGTCCTCTACATGAACAAGCAAGCTTCCATCATACTCGGTATACCAGCCTCGAGTGTGATTGGCAAACATGTGGTCGACGCCATACCGAACACCAGGTTGCACATAGTCGTTCAGACGGGCAAGGCTGAGATAGACAACGTTCAGGACATAGGAGACGTGAAGATCATAACTTCGAGGATACCCATCAAGGACAAGAACGGAGAAATCATAGGTGCCGTCGCAATCTTCAGGGACATCACGAGTGTGCAGAGGATGCTCGATGAGGTCACAAACCTCAGAGAGATGGAAGCACTGCTCAAGGCGATCATAGAGTCCACGAACGATGCGATATCCGTTGCAGACGCTGACGGTAAGATCGTCATGGTGAACAAGGCTTACACGAAGATAACAGGTTATTCGGCACAGGAGGTCATAGGTAAGCCCGCCACAATAGACATCGCCGAGGGCGAAAGCATGCACATCAGGGTCGCACAAACCAAACAGCCGATCTATGGAGCGAGACTCCTCGTGGGACCGACCCGAAAAGAGGTCGTGGTGGATGTCACGCCTCTGTTTGTCAAAGGCGAGTTCAGAGGGAGTGTGGGTGTGATACACGACGTTTCGGAGATCGTCCGTTTAAGCAAAGAACTCGAAGAGATGCGTCGGATCATGAGACGCATGAGTGCGAAATACACCTTCGACGACATAGTTGCGGAGAGCACCAAGATGAAGATCATCATAGAACAGGCCATGAAAGTCGCGCAGACCCCCGCGACGGTCCTGTTGAGGGGTGAGAGCGGTACAGGTAAAGAACTGCTTGCGCATGCGATACACAACGCCAGTGAAAGAAAGGATCAACCTTTTGTGAGTGTGAACTGTGCGGCGATACCGGAATCGGTCCTGGAGTCGGAACTCTTTGGATACGCCCCAGGTGCCTTCACTGGTGCCAAGAGAGAGGGGAAAAAGGGTCTGTTCGAAGAAGCACACAAAGGCACGATCTTTCTGGACGAAATAGGGAAGATGCCCTTATCTGTGCAGCCGAAATTACTGAGGTTTTTAGAAACGAAGGAAATAACACCTGTCGGTGGCACAAAACCCATAAAGATCGATGTTCGGATCATCGCAGCGACGAACATGGACTTGGAGAAGATGGTGCAGGAAGGTTCCTTCCTGCCAGACCTTTACTTCAGGTTGAACGTCTTCCCCATACACATACCCCCACTGAGGGAGAGAAGAGAGGACATACCAATGCTCGTGCAACACATCATAAAGAAACTCAACCAGGAGTATGGAAGGATCGTCGAGGGTATATCACCCGAGGCTCTGCACAGACTCATGTCGTACGATTGGCCCGGTAACGTGAGGGAACTCGAAAACATCATAGGCAGAGCCATGATAACGATGGAACCGGATGAGAGGTTCATCAGAGCACATCATTTACCACCTTTGAAACTCTCCTATCAAGCCCAAGAAGTGCCGGGTGACGTGAAAGATCTCAGACGCGCATTGAGAGAGTACGAAAAGGGGTTAATAATGAAGGCACTGGAACGGAACAATTGGGACGTGCAAAACACCGCGAGAGAGATCGGAATGAGTGTCAGAACGCTGTATCATAGGATGAAACTGTTGCAGATCGTCAGGCCGATGAGCAAGAGACGTCAGTCTTAA
- a CDS encoding aminotransferase class IV, which yields MTEAETKLDIDEPGFLYGGVAYETLRTYDMKLFAPKYHYERLLNTLSYLGLELPLDYPTFRRILEEGVQKLGKEASIRVIVVPRGRFSAFEYSPEHGELIVYMRELKVEPLGYVKIKVSNVRKIDPLSTPADLKVAGRTDILLAKRSKGDAYDVIMIGNRGQVCEGTFTNVFLVKKDRLITPSVESGILPGITRLNTLRLCRTLGMTVEERWVELAELYGADEVFLTHTSRGIVPVNEIDEWKRYETRIGQFLASRFEEFIKTVKENWE from the coding sequence TTGACTGAAGCTGAAACCAAGCTGGATATAGACGAACCAGGGTTCTTGTACGGAGGAGTGGCTTACGAAACTTTGCGAACGTACGATATGAAACTCTTCGCCCCCAAATATCATTATGAAAGGCTGCTGAACACTCTCTCATATCTGGGCCTTGAACTGCCTTTGGACTATCCAACCTTCAGAAGGATACTGGAAGAAGGTGTTCAAAAGCTTGGAAAAGAGGCTTCAATCAGGGTCATTGTTGTTCCAAGGGGAAGGTTCAGTGCCTTCGAGTACTCACCCGAACACGGCGAGCTGATCGTTTACATGCGCGAGCTGAAGGTGGAACCACTGGGTTACGTTAAGATAAAGGTGAGCAACGTGAGGAAAATAGATCCGCTGTCTACACCTGCCGATTTGAAGGTCGCAGGCAGAACGGACATACTCTTGGCCAAACGTTCCAAAGGCGACGCTTACGACGTCATAATGATTGGAAATCGTGGACAGGTGTGCGAAGGAACCTTCACGAACGTCTTTCTCGTGAAAAAGGACAGGCTGATCACACCAAGCGTTGAGAGTGGTATTCTGCCTGGAATAACAAGACTGAACACGTTGAGACTTTGTCGAACTCTCGGTATGACGGTCGAAGAACGCTGGGTTGAGCTGGCTGAGCTTTACGGTGCCGACGAAGTGTTTTTGACACACACAAGCAGGGGCATAGTCCCGGTAAACGAAATCGATGAATGGAAGCGCTACGAAACCAGGATCGGACAGTTTTTGGCGAGCAGGTTCGAGGAATTCATAAAGACTGTCAAGGAGAACTGGGAATGA
- the mtaB gene encoding tRNA (N(6)-L-threonylcarbamoyladenosine(37)-C(2))-methylthiotransferase MtaB: MRAFVTFLGCKVNQYETELIIEQLERAGIVVSSQPVDVDICVVNTCMVTNEAARQSRQLLRKLRRMNPDALVIATGCYPHLDALSIKDCGVDLVLGNREKKELVKHINEWFRNKEQKVLISQPDYEISEQVSSFLADRVRAYVKVQDGCDEYCTYCIVPLARGRKIRSKPTQVVIREVKNLVNSGYKEIVLTGVNLGRYGRDIDTSLAHLVRRLLNEVVEDFRIRLSSINVQDISAELIELFKNNEKLCPHLHIPIQSGSNKILKAMNRSYTVEQALALFERLRSLDPFFSITTDIIVGFPGETIGDFEETLALVKRAMFSRVHAFKYSDRPNTPASRMRHKVPPEEKDRRMKLLREIAEKVAADYRAASVGKIRTVLVEMNKDGVSYGYDQYYVRHEFVSLSTNVLAKVVVKKPNGAGVVSQVVSLEKSVVD, from the coding sequence ATGAGGGCCTTCGTAACCTTTTTGGGTTGCAAGGTGAACCAGTACGAGACCGAGCTGATCATTGAGCAGCTTGAACGTGCTGGAATAGTGGTTTCGTCACAACCAGTCGATGTCGACATATGTGTTGTGAACACCTGCATGGTAACCAATGAGGCTGCGAGACAGTCCCGTCAACTTTTGAGAAAACTTAGGAGAATGAACCCAGATGCCCTTGTCATAGCCACGGGCTGTTATCCCCATTTGGACGCGCTGTCCATAAAAGACTGTGGAGTTGACCTGGTCCTTGGAAACAGAGAAAAGAAGGAGCTCGTGAAGCACATCAACGAATGGTTCCGGAACAAGGAACAGAAAGTGTTGATCTCACAACCAGATTATGAAATCAGCGAACAAGTGAGCAGTTTCCTCGCAGACCGAGTCAGAGCTTATGTGAAGGTGCAGGACGGATGCGACGAATACTGCACCTACTGTATCGTACCACTCGCAAGAGGCAGAAAAATCAGAAGTAAACCAACACAAGTCGTAATACGAGAAGTCAAAAACCTCGTCAACTCAGGTTACAAGGAGATCGTTCTCACCGGCGTGAACCTGGGCAGGTACGGTCGAGACATCGACACCAGCTTGGCCCATCTTGTGAGACGATTGCTGAACGAGGTCGTGGAAGATTTTCGAATCAGACTCAGTTCGATCAACGTTCAGGACATATCTGCTGAGCTCATAGAACTGTTCAAGAACAATGAAAAGTTGTGTCCCCATCTGCACATACCGATCCAGAGTGGTTCGAACAAGATCTTGAAAGCCATGAACCGAAGCTATACTGTCGAACAAGCTTTGGCACTTTTTGAGCGCCTGCGCAGCTTGGATCCGTTTTTCTCTATAACTACCGACATAATAGTGGGCTTCCCCGGAGAGACCATCGGAGACTTCGAAGAAACTCTGGCACTCGTCAAAAGAGCCATGTTCTCCAGAGTACATGCGTTCAAGTATTCCGACAGGCCGAACACACCTGCGTCACGCATGAGACATAAGGTTCCACCAGAAGAAAAAGACAGACGAATGAAACTGCTCAGAGAGATCGCAGAGAAAGTCGCAGCGGATTACCGTGCGGCATCGGTGGGAAAGATCAGAACGGTGCTCGTGGAAATGAACAAGGACGGTGTGAGTTACGGATACGACCAATATTACGTTCGTCACGAGTTTGTCTCCCTCAGTACCAACGTTCTCGCGAAAGTTGTCGTGAAGAAACCAAACGGAGCAGGGGTGGTGTCGCAGGTTGTTAGTTTGGAGAAAAGCGTGGTTGACTGA
- a CDS encoding DUF721 domain-containing protein produces the protein MKKLSDVLEGLTRHDPLFKQLKLRLVVSDLAGILGESLAKHCRFVEFSNGTVFFVCDSDVWLTEARFMSKKITEKINEKLGEKMVNDVVFRRDRNGDRL, from the coding sequence ATGAAGAAGTTGAGCGATGTTTTGGAAGGTCTCACCAGACACGACCCACTTTTCAAGCAGCTGAAACTCAGGTTGGTGGTCTCAGATCTTGCGGGTATTTTGGGCGAATCACTGGCTAAGCATTGTCGTTTCGTGGAGTTCTCCAACGGAACTGTTTTCTTCGTGTGCGACAGTGATGTGTGGTTGACCGAAGCTCGCTTCATGTCGAAGAAGATCACCGAGAAAATCAACGAAAAGCTGGGTGAAAAAATGGTCAACGACGTTGTCTTCAGGAGGGATCGAAATGGCGATCGATTATAG
- the rsmA gene encoding 16S rRNA (adenine(1518)-N(6)/adenine(1519)-N(6))-dimethyltransferase RsmA: MRPYGQHFLKCEDVALELVDRLNPRTDDVVVEIGCGKGFLTRFVAQRGCRLVCYEIDESLSEEFKRNVPFENVELRLKDFLEVGTKEIESARLCYGSIPYQISSKIVRKMIELGFERCLFIVQKEFAEKLVLGRERRKHTLITLLSQTYFNVSILRRVPKRCFEPPPKVDSVMIELVRKDVEVDLDSYEDFLKRLFLRPNRSAKAVLKEMGVDQCEAFEDARIWDLNVEQALSIYMRWSDDERRTLRNRSEFDR; the protein is encoded by the coding sequence GTGAGACCTTACGGTCAACATTTTCTCAAGTGTGAAGATGTGGCGCTCGAACTCGTGGACAGGTTGAACCCCCGCACCGATGACGTTGTTGTCGAGATAGGTTGCGGGAAAGGCTTCCTTACAAGGTTTGTTGCCCAGAGGGGTTGTCGGCTCGTCTGTTACGAAATCGACGAATCTCTGAGCGAAGAGTTCAAGAGGAACGTACCTTTCGAAAACGTCGAGCTCAGATTGAAAGATTTCCTCGAGGTAGGAACCAAAGAAATCGAGAGTGCACGACTGTGCTATGGTAGCATCCCATACCAAATATCTTCAAAAATCGTTCGCAAAATGATCGAGCTTGGTTTCGAGAGATGTCTTTTCATAGTTCAAAAAGAATTTGCAGAGAAGCTTGTCCTGGGTCGAGAAAGAAGAAAGCATACTCTGATCACTCTGCTGAGCCAGACGTACTTCAATGTCTCAATCCTTCGGCGAGTGCCAAAACGATGCTTCGAACCTCCTCCAAAAGTTGATTCAGTCATGATCGAGCTCGTTAGAAAAGATGTAGAAGTGGATCTGGACAGCTACGAAGATTTCCTAAAAAGGCTTTTCTTGAGGCCGAACAGGAGCGCGAAGGCAGTTCTCAAAGAGATGGGTGTGGACCAGTGTGAGGCTTTCGAAGATGCGAGAATCTGGGATTTGAATGTCGAACAGGCGCTCAGTATTTATATGAGGTGGTCGGATGACGAGAGAAGAACTCTTCGAAACCGTTCTGAATTCGATCGTTGA
- a CDS encoding 1-phosphofructokinase family hexose kinase, translating into MKVITVTLNPALDREFIIEGFAVNAYHRIKTQDHMVMNPGGKGINVSMALAKLGVSSIAIGIIGGYTGRVLLTELNKTSPLISTSFVHIEEETRENIVIVDPVNHTMTSINSPGPRVDKKAVELLLKRYEIYLSRAEAVVLSGSLPQGLTGEIYGKMAKMAREKGRMVFFDMIDEYLTEALEICVPDVVKPDVRGSYTILQQRLESLEDYVEAAANLVKRGCKLVVVSYEIKNDVVATQDGVWLISTKEKVEPENILGAGDAYVAAMVYKRLTDRNTSMLETAKFGYAAALAKTKKLTKEMPEYDEIGEALNSCKLERLR; encoded by the coding sequence TTGAAGGTCATAACTGTCACGCTGAATCCCGCCCTCGACAGGGAATTCATAATCGAAGGGTTTGCCGTGAACGCCTATCACAGGATCAAGACTCAGGACCACATGGTGATGAATCCTGGCGGCAAGGGTATCAACGTCTCTATGGCTTTGGCGAAGCTGGGAGTTTCCTCGATCGCCATAGGTATCATCGGGGGATACACGGGTCGTGTGCTCCTAACCGAATTGAACAAGACGAGCCCACTCATCAGCACCAGCTTCGTGCACATAGAAGAGGAGACGAGAGAAAACATCGTGATCGTCGATCCCGTCAACCATACCATGACATCTATAAACTCTCCAGGTCCGAGAGTGGACAAGAAAGCTGTCGAATTGCTCCTGAAACGCTACGAGATATACCTTTCCAGAGCTGAGGCGGTTGTGCTGTCTGGAAGCTTGCCCCAGGGACTGACGGGCGAAATCTATGGAAAGATGGCGAAAATGGCCAGGGAAAAGGGTAGAATGGTGTTCTTCGATATGATTGACGAGTACCTGACGGAAGCTCTGGAGATCTGCGTTCCGGATGTGGTCAAGCCCGACGTGAGAGGGAGTTACACAATCTTGCAACAACGTTTGGAAAGCCTTGAGGATTACGTTGAGGCCGCAGCCAACCTCGTGAAGAGGGGCTGCAAGTTGGTGGTTGTCTCCTACGAAATCAAGAACGACGTGGTTGCTACTCAAGATGGTGTATGGTTGATCAGCACCAAAGAGAAGGTCGAGCCTGAGAACATCTTAGGTGCTGGTGATGCTTACGTTGCGGCGATGGTTTACAAGAGACTGACAGACAGGAATACGAGCATGCTGGAGACTGCAAAGTTCGGTTACGCTGCCGCACTTGCAAAGACCAAGAAACTCACGAAGGAAATGCCCGAGTACGATGAAATAGGTGAAGCTCTCAATTCATGCAAGTTGGAGCGTCTCAGATGA
- a CDS encoding CBS domain-containing protein, with product MRVYDVMVRDVTAVTQEDSVENVVRIMATQFLSGVPVVTEDMRVIGFVSESDIIRAAIPGYFSLLQSTTFIPDMSQFLKMAAKLRDKPVREIMTHPPLVVNENASLAHVADLMIKHNVKILPVVDEHGRLLGVITRTNIVRAAMEGYL from the coding sequence GTGAGGGTCTACGATGTCATGGTCAGGGATGTGACCGCCGTCACGCAGGAAGACAGTGTCGAAAACGTCGTACGGATCATGGCCACTCAGTTTTTGAGTGGGGTTCCTGTCGTTACCGAAGACATGAGGGTGATAGGTTTTGTGAGCGAAAGCGATATAATCCGGGCCGCGATACCAGGATACTTTTCGCTTTTGCAATCTACGACTTTCATCCCCGACATGAGCCAGTTTCTCAAAATGGCTGCCAAGTTGAGGGACAAACCGGTTCGAGAAATCATGACGCATCCTCCACTCGTTGTGAACGAGAACGCTTCTCTGGCTCACGTTGCCGATCTGATGATAAAGCACAATGTGAAGATTCTCCCGGTCGTGGACGAGCACGGCCGGCTGTTGGGTGTGATCACGAGGACGAATATCGTTAGAGCGGCCATGGAAGGATATCTATGA